TGTGCGTCAGCCTACAGTGGGCGGCCCTCCGCCGGGTGGATCAGTCCTACACCGTCTTCGTGCATCTCCTGGGTGAGACCTATAACGCCGATCGGGGCAACTTCCTCTGGGGGCAACACGACGGACGACCGGCGGGAGGCCTCCGGCCCACCACCTCCTGGGCGGAGGGCGAGATCATCGCCGATCGGCACTGCTTCACCGTGGATGCCCACGCACCCACGGGGGACTACCTGATCGAAACGGGCCTGTACGATGCCACCACGGGCGCGCGCCTGCCCGTGACAGCCGGCAAAGGAGAGGGTGACCGGGTGCTGGTGGGCCCGGTGGCGGTAACCTCGCCGGCGGAAGGTTGACCGCGCTAATGAGACTCTGATCAGAGAGGACTGGGTCGAGAGATCATCGGGAATCAGCGCAGCATCAGCATCATCAGCGTGCTATGCTCTAGCGCTGTCCAGCAGCCCTTGCACCTGGGTGGTCAGCTCCTTTAGAGGCAGCGGCTTGGACAGGTGCACATCGGCTCCGCATTCGCGACTCCGTCGCACGTCCTTCTCATCCCGACGGGCGCTTATCATGAGGACGGGGATGGCAGAGGTCTCCCGGATGGCCCGGCAGACCTCCCATCCGCTCATCCCCGGCATCATTACGTCGAGAATGACTATATCGGGCTCATCGGCCCGAAACGAGTCCAGCGCCTCTCGACCGTTCGATGCCACACTCACCGCCAGGCCCATCCCGCCCAGGTAGTAGGCTACCAACCTCAGGATAGCTGGATCGTCATCTGCAACCAACGCCTTCTTGCCCTCAATGCCCATAGCCGCTTACACCCTTCCTCGTCGCTAACTCGGAACCGAATGTTACTCCCCTCCCGCCTGCTCTCGGGGCAGCCTCACCCGGAAGGTAGTGCCCTCACCGAGCCTACTCTCCACTTCGATACACCCTCCGTGCGCCTCGACAATCTCCCGGGCGATGTAGAGGCCCAGGCCGGTGCCCGACGCCCGACCTGCGTTCGTGCCCCGGTAGAAACGCTCGAAGATATGAGGCATGTCTTCCGGGGCGATGCCGATGCCTCTGTCGCTGACCTCGATGTGGACTTCGTCGCCGGTGCCCCAGCACCGCAGTTTGATGCTGGCCCCGTTGGGGCTGAACTTGATGGCATTGCCAATCAGGTTGCTCAGCACCTGTCCCAGGCGCTGGCTGTCGCCGGTGAGGACCGGCAGATCGCTCTCGAGCTCCAGCTCCAGGAGCTGCTGCTTCTCCTGTGCCATAGGTTTCATCAGCTCGAGTGTCTGCTCGGCCAGTCTGTCTAACCGAACGGGCTCGAGCATGAGCTGGAACGTACGCTGGTCTAGCCGGGTGAGATCGAGGAGGTCATCTATCAGGAGGTTCAGCCTGACTGAGCTGTCGAATATCACCTGGAGGAATTCGCGATGCACATCGTCGTGCCCGTGCACCAGTCCGGTCAGCAGGAGCTCGCTATACCCCATGATAGAGGCCAGAGGAGTGCGCAGCTCGTGAGAGATGACGGAAAGGAACTGATCCTTGGACCGCTCCAGGTTCTCCCGCTCCCGCTCCACGTCCTTGAGGCTGGTGATGTCCTCGAACACACCCACCGCGCCCGTCACCCGGCCCGAGGCATCCCGCACCGGCGCCGTCGCCATCAACAGGTCGTGGCGCTGTCCATCCGGCCACACGATCGCCAGTTCGACATTCCGGCACACCTCGCCGTCCAGCGCCGAGCGGGTGAGTGGCAACTGCCGCGGGTCGCAAGGAGTGCCGTCGGGCTGACAGAGGTTAAGGGAGGCATGGGCAGCGAAGTCCTTGCCGTAGGGAACGGGCCGGACGTACAGCTCTTCCGCCCGGCGATTGGCCATCACCACCCGCGCCCGCTCATCTGCTACCACGACCGCCATAGGAGCGTTCTCGACGATCGCCCTGAGGCGGCCGCGTTCCAGGTCCAGCTCTCCGGTCAGCCGCTCGAGCTGGTCCCTCTGGGCTGTGAGCTCCTCCATCTGTACCGCCAGCTCTTCAGCCTGGACCTGCAGTTCCTCGTTTGCTGCCGCCAGCTCTTCGTTAGCCTCCTGCAAGGCCTCTCGGGCGCGGCGCAGCTCGCTCACGTCGTGAAAGGCCAAGACAGCCCCCAATACTGCACCGTCGCCGGAGCGAATAGGAGCGGCGCTGGTGACCGACCAGAACGTCTGGCCGTCAGGAGACAGCCGCCCGATCACTTCCTCCTGCACCAGTTCGCCACGCAGAGCCTTCTCCGCTGGCCACTCCTGCAGCGGGAGATCGGTACCGTCGTCGCGCACAAACCGGTAGATCTTCGCCCGCTCTTGCGCCGAGAGCCCCTCGCCCTGGTGAGGGTAGGGCGTGAAGCGGGCAGCTACCCCGTTCATGCGGACAATGCGACCGTCGGGCCCATAGACGATCACGCCGGTAGGGATGGTGGCGAAAACCGCGTCAAGCTCGGCCGCCCTACGCTCGGCCTCCTGTACCGCCCGTTCCGCCAGAGCCCGGGCTTCCTCCAGGCGTTCCTGGGTCCGGCGCATCTCGGTGATGTCGGCCAAAACGACGACCGCCCCCAGAGGGCGGCCTTCCGACGCCAGAACGGGGGCGGCGCTGCAGATCAGCCAGCGGATGTCCCCGTCAGGCTGTCCTAAGCCGAGCAGCTCCGAGCGCACGGTCTCCCCCCGCAAGGCTCGAGCGACGGGCAGTTGCTCCAACGAGTACGGCTGTCCATCCTCTCGTACGAGGAGTCGAGTAGCGATTCGCTCCCTGTAGGTCTGACTCAACTGCTCCGGGGAGTACTGGAGCAGACTCTGGGCGGCCGAATTCAGAAGCACGATCCTGCCCTCGGGGTCATGCACCAGTATCGCATCCGCGATGGAATCCAGTACTGCCTCCAGGAAGGCCCGCTGCCTGCGGTTCTCCTCCAACAGCCGCTCGCGCTCGTGTTCTGCGTGCCTCTGGGCGGTCACGTCCCGGCTGTAGACATTCACATAGCCTTCTGTGGCTACCGGCACAAACTGCAGCCAGTGGATGCGGTCACCCGCCCTCAGCTCCAGGTCCACCTTCTTGCCCGTGGTGAGAGCCTGATCTATCGCCCGCCGCCATGCCCACGGAACCGACTGGCCCGGTCCCGGCACCTCTCGGCCTCCTAGCATGGCAGCGGCCTGGTTGGCGTAGAGAAGCACGCCCTCGGCGTCGATCCGCATCACGGGGTCGGGGTTCTCGCTCGGGAAACGAGCCAGATTCTCCACCTCCTTCAGTAACCGGTCGCGCTCTCGCTCCGCCTGCACCCTGTCAGTAATATCGCGGTTGGTACTGCGTCTCCCCAGATAGGTACCGTCATCGGCGTAGATGGACTGGCAGACATGCTCGATCCATCGCTCCTCGCCGAATCGGGTGCGGATCCTGAATTCGATAGCACGCCGGTGGTTGGCGACTTCGTGTTCATCGAAGCGGGCCAAGTCGTCAGGGTGGATGATGCGCCTCAGGAGGCCGCGGTCGGCTTCGAACTCCTTGGGCCCATACCCGGAGAGGCGCACCGATGAAGGGGAGCAGTAGAAGGAGTAATCCTCGGGGCCTACCCACATCTCCCAATCATGCGAGCTCTCGGCCACCGTCCGGTACAGCAGCTCCGATTGCCGCAACGCCTCGGTCTGCTTCCGCTCGCTTATGTCAGTGACAAAGGCGTAGCTGTAGGCCACCTGCCCATGCTCGTCCAGCACCTCGTGCAGCAGTACCTCTATCGGCACGCGCGAGCCATCCTTGCGGATGCACTCCTGCTCGTGGCGCTGGGGGCGGCCCGTGCGGTGAAGCTCCTGCACCGCACGGGCCAGCAGGTCTCGCCATTCCGGAGGGGTGAGGTCGGCAGCCCAGTCAACCGAAGGTAGCTCCTCGGGGCTGTAGCCGGTGAGCGCGCAGAAAGCCGGGTTGGCATAGAGGATCTTGCCCTCGGGCGTGCGCACGGCGAGGGCCTGGCAGCAGTTGTCCAGTATCAGTCCCGGATCCCAGGGAAGGTCCCATGGAGGCATAGGCGTCACCTCTGATGTCACCTCCAGCAATGCCGCACCGGCCGGGCGAACTCCCGAGGGGCGGTTCCGTCGGCTGGGCCAGGTGCACCCGGCG
This genomic stretch from Anaerolineae bacterium harbors:
- a CDS encoding PAS domain S-box protein, encoding MPPWDLPWDPGLILDNCCQALAVRTPEGKILYANPAFCALTGYSPEELPSVDWAADLTPPEWRDLLARAVQELHRTGRPQRHEQECIRKDGSRVPIEVLLHEVLDEHGQVAYSYAFVTDISERKQTEALRQSELLYRTVAESSHDWEMWVGPEDYSFYCSPSSVRLSGYGPKEFEADRGLLRRIIHPDDLARFDEHEVANHRRAIEFRIRTRFGEERWIEHVCQSIYADDGTYLGRRSTNRDITDRVQAERERDRLLKEVENLARFPSENPDPVMRIDAEGVLLYANQAAAMLGGREVPGPGQSVPWAWRRAIDQALTTGKKVDLELRAGDRIHWLQFVPVATEGYVNVYSRDVTAQRHAEHERERLLEENRRQRAFLEAVLDSIADAILVHDPEGRIVLLNSAAQSLLQYSPEQLSQTYRERIATRLLVREDGQPYSLEQLPVARALRGETVRSELLGLGQPDGDIRWLICSAAPVLASEGRPLGAVVVLADITEMRRTQERLEEARALAERAVQEAERRAAELDAVFATIPTGVIVYGPDGRIVRMNGVAARFTPYPHQGEGLSAQERAKIYRFVRDDGTDLPLQEWPAEKALRGELVQEEVIGRLSPDGQTFWSVTSAAPIRSGDGAVLGAVLAFHDVSELRRAREALQEANEELAAANEELQVQAEELAVQMEELTAQRDQLERLTGELDLERGRLRAIVENAPMAVVVADERARVVMANRRAEELYVRPVPYGKDFAAHASLNLCQPDGTPCDPRQLPLTRSALDGEVCRNVELAIVWPDGQRHDLLMATAPVRDASGRVTGAVGVFEDITSLKDVERERENLERSKDQFLSVISHELRTPLASIMGYSELLLTGLVHGHDDVHREFLQVIFDSSVRLNLLIDDLLDLTRLDQRTFQLMLEPVRLDRLAEQTLELMKPMAQEKQQLLELELESDLPVLTGDSQRLGQVLSNLIGNAIKFSPNGASIKLRCWGTGDEVHIEVSDRGIGIAPEDMPHIFERFYRGTNAGRASGTGLGLYIAREIVEAHGGCIEVESRLGEGTTFRVRLPREQAGGE
- a CDS encoding response regulator, producing MGIEGKKALVADDDPAILRLVAYYLGGMGLAVSVASNGREALDSFRADEPDIVILDVMMPGMSGWEVCRAIRETSAIPVLMISARRDEKDVRRSRECGADVHLSKPLPLKELTTQVQGLLDSARA